Proteins co-encoded in one Xiphophorus couchianus chromosome 3, X_couchianus-1.0, whole genome shotgun sequence genomic window:
- the cdca3 gene encoding cell division cycle-associated protein 3, whose translation MGASESKMAVPADAKPQPVIKKTHVSHLIDPRSPSAGIDRSPIQVCGKESSSAAAVKSECPLAVNDPRSPTFGITRTPVREIMRATVGSFARRLGMLFHNEAEGKVPEGPQKRHSDPVDEVHGDEELASTEPLLSPRRATDFSSLAEHANLLATPASQVFIGNSSPFELLWDPQVAVEIETEANISLEEAEEARETPLHKRLSMSLITCHEGATSSQVFAEIHHESCAFSEPDVEKDQVVDGVDHAYALSSVTVQPKEAEETKSPLPPSEQPDIPSPEQVPVCTGIRCPTFDIKSPSQLEFKPQWLGKGFGATGLRSRGVQGNKGSSSPLAVHVAVKSISNENKGQSGKLKQKGTEGRSPLQILKETNSPRDQRSQTKLKVSNQSKQRLGQMDRRVLAVTLDKENH comes from the exons ATGGGAGCAAGTGAGAGCAAGATGGCTGTGCCTGCAGATGCAAAACCACAACCAGTCATCAAGAAGACTCATGTGAGCCATCTGATAGATCCGCGCTCTCCCTCTGCTGGGATTGATCGATCACCCATTCAG GTTTGTGGAAAGGAGTCcagctctgctgcagctgtgaaaAGCGAGTGCCCCCTGGCTGTAAACGATCCCCGCTCGCCTACCTTTGGTATCACCCGCACCCCTGTGAGGGAAATCATGAGag CAACCGTCGGATCCTTTGCCCGCCGCCTGGGCATGCTCTTCCACAACGAGGCTGAAGGCAAAGTCCCTGAAGGTCCTCAGAAACGCCACAGTGATCCAGTTGATGAGGTCCATGGGGATGAGGAGCTGGCCTCTACAGAGCCGCTTCTCAGTCCACGCAGAGCAACTGACTTTAGCTCTCTAGCCGAACATGCAAACCTCTTGGCCACCCCAGCTTCTCAGGTGTTCATTGGCAACTCGAGTCCCTTTGAGCTTCTCTGGGATCCTCAGGTGGCAGTAGAGATCGAAACGGAAGCGAATATTAGCCTGGAGGAGGCAGAAGAAGCAAGGGAGACCCCATTGCACAAGAGGCTGAGCATGAGCCTGATAACATGCCATGAGGGGGCAACTTCATCTCAGGTGTTTGCTGAGATTCACCATGAAAGTTGTGCTTTCTCAGAACCTGATGTGGAAAAGGACCAAGTTGTGGACGGCGTGGATCATGCGTACGCCCTTTCCTCTGTTACGGTCCAGCCAAAGGAAGCAGAGGAAACCAAATCTCCTTTGCCTCCCTCAGAGCAACCAGATATCCCCAGTCCAGAGCAGGTACCTGTGTGCACAGGAATACGCTGCCCCACCTTTGACATAAAGAGCCCCAGTCAGCTGGAGTTCAAGCCGCAGTGGTTGGGGAAAGGTTTCGGTGCCACTGGGCTGAGATCCAGAGGAGTTCAGGGGAACAAAGGAAGCTCCTCTCCTCTTGCTGTCCATGTGGCAGTAAAGAGCATCAGCAACGAAAACAAGGGGCAGTCTggaaaactgaagcaaaaag GTACTGAGGGTCGCTCTCCCCTTCAGATCCTTAAGGAGACGAACTCTCCCCGTGACCAACGTTCTCAG ACGAAGCTGAAGGTGTCCAATCAGTCCAAGCAGAGACTTGGACAGATGGACCGCAGGGTGCTGGCAGTGACTCTGGACAAggagaaccactga